A genomic segment from Candidatus Nanoarchaeia archaeon encodes:
- a CDS encoding PEP/pyruvate-binding domain-containing protein: MIYILYATGEQPINKHILQMERHIFDKDIIGCVQKNIIFWNKDGYGQWFWTDEDIKQMNTAGEKLLNHETAKLTLERQKKEVTDYWKAANSLLLNLDKEGEQLVTLYQTYIFNLRRIYAHFVTTTAHVTLAVETKLKQILDSSAPTKSEEYYQILTTPHENDILLKELIEWRKLLDNPDEKSILEHAKKYSILLANITSEDDALKWAKNRVEHTTKQKIDKEIEEANKRRSNIKKQQTEIFANLNNQEIKELAWFIQNAALTRLLIKSCWNGEVFHMLPFYKKMAQKANCSVRDVYMFYTYKEIIELINNKIISSDELQNRKAYFLLYFSDSKIKSYSGESALLMKKEILDPHLPDKNTKSFTGTIANKGMVVGKARIVKADDPNKLFAIAETLGKDDILVTGMTNPTMMILVKKVKGIITDEGGAACHAAIISREVGLPCIVGCSIATLILDDGDLIKLDANKGIVTRISEEEFNELIKLEKRIVKVRKKVTAEAISTIREGNIFWFKDISKNDIATVGGKGANLGEMFNLFPVPNGFCISVNAYDSFLKTANIKLQIIALLKNLDVEDSNHLNNTSMKIRELIIKQNFPEQLKKDIITNYLQLNSKNVAVRSSATAEDLPSASFAGQQDTYLNVKDEKSLINSVQKCWASLFTSRAIYYRVKNNFEHEHVSISVVVQEMIEADFAGVMFTIDPVNKKHMLIEAVQGLGESLVSGKTTPNSYLIDKKNMKIHTNKELFNLDTELILKMAKIGKQIEEHYNMPMDIEYAIKDNNPFILQARMITTL; the protein is encoded by the coding sequence ATGATATACATTCTTTATGCAACTGGAGAACAGCCAATTAATAAGCATATTTTGCAGATGGAAAGGCACATCTTTGATAAAGATATTATCGGTTGTGTTCAAAAAAATATAATTTTCTGGAACAAAGATGGATATGGTCAATGGTTTTGGACTGATGAAGATATAAAACAAATGAATACAGCTGGGGAAAAACTTCTCAATCACGAAACTGCGAAATTAACATTGGAAAGGCAAAAGAAAGAGGTAACAGACTACTGGAAAGCTGCTAATTCCCTCTTACTAAATCTGGATAAAGAAGGAGAACAATTAGTAACCTTGTACCAAACATACATCTTCAATCTAAGGAGAATTTATGCACATTTTGTAACCACCACCGCTCATGTAACCCTTGCTGTAGAAACTAAACTTAAACAAATACTAGATAGTTCTGCTCCTACTAAAAGCGAAGAATATTATCAAATATTAACTACACCTCATGAAAATGATATATTGCTGAAAGAATTAATCGAATGGAGAAAATTATTAGATAATCCTGATGAAAAATCTATTCTTGAGCACGCAAAAAAATATTCAATATTATTAGCAAATATCACTTCTGAGGATGATGCTCTTAAATGGGCAAAAAATAGAGTTGAGCATACTACAAAGCAAAAAATAGATAAAGAAATTGAAGAAGCGAATAAAAGAAGGAGCAATATTAAAAAACAACAAACCGAGATTTTTGCTAATTTAAATAATCAAGAAATTAAGGAGTTGGCATGGTTTATACAAAACGCCGCTTTGACCAGGCTCCTCATAAAATCTTGTTGGAATGGAGAAGTTTTTCATATGCTTCCATTTTACAAGAAGATGGCACAAAAAGCAAACTGTTCTGTTAGGGATGTCTACATGTTTTATACATATAAAGAAATTATTGAGCTGATTAATAATAAAATAATATCATCAGATGAACTACAAAACAGAAAAGCCTATTTTTTACTGTATTTTTCAGATAGCAAAATTAAGTCTTATAGCGGAGAAAGTGCATTATTGATGAAAAAAGAGATACTTGATCCGCATCTTCCTGATAAGAATACTAAATCCTTTACTGGAACCATTGCCAATAAAGGCATGGTTGTAGGAAAGGCAAGAATTGTCAAAGCAGATGACCCAAACAAGTTATTTGCAATAGCAGAAACATTAGGTAAGGATGATATTCTTGTTACTGGAATGACTAACCCTACAATGATGATATTAGTTAAAAAAGTTAAAGGAATAATTACAGATGAGGGCGGGGCAGCCTGTCATGCTGCTATAATTTCCAGAGAAGTTGGTTTGCCTTGTATTGTAGGCTGTAGCATCGCAACATTGATTCTTGATGACGGCGACTTAATAAAATTAGATGCAAATAAAGGAATAGTTACTAGAATTAGTGAGGAAGAGTTTAACGAGTTAATAAAGCTAGAAAAACGCATAGTCAAAGTCAGAAAAAAAGTTACAGCGGAAGCCATTTCAACAATTAGGGAAGGAAATATTTTCTGGTTTAAGGACATTTCAAAAAATGATATTGCTACAGTAGGAGGAAAAGGCGCAAATTTGGGAGAAATGTTCAATTTGTTTCCTGTGCCTAATGGATTTTGTATTTCAGTTAATGCTTATGATTCCTTCCTAAAGACTGCCAATATTAAACTACAGATTATTGCGTTATTGAAAAATCTAGATGTTGAGGATTCCAATCATCTAAACAATACTTCTATGAAGATTAGAGAATTGATAATCAAACAAAATTTCCCAGAACAATTAAAAAAAGATATAATCACTAACTATCTACAATTAAATTCAAAAAATGTTGCTGTAAGGAGCAGCGCTACAGCAGAAGACTTGCCATCAGCTTCCTTTGCTGGGCAACAAGATACTTATTTGAATGTCAAAGATGAAAAAAGCCTTATCAATTCTGTTCAAAAATGTTGGGCTTCTTTATTTACATCACGAGCAATATACTATAGAGTAAAAAACAATTTTGAACATGAACACGTTTCAATATCAGTAGTTGTCCAAGAGATGATAGAAGCAGATTTTGCAGGAGTTATGTTCACCATTGATCCTGTTAATAAGAAACATATGCTTATTGAGGCTGTTCAAGGATTGGGCGAATCATTAGTTTCTGGTAAAACTACACCTAATAGCTATCTGATAGATAAAAAAAATATGAAGATTCATACAAATAAAGAGTTATTTAATCTAGATACAGAACTTATTTTGAAAATGGCAAAAATAGGCAAACAAATTGAGGAACATTACAATATGCCTATGGATATTGAATATGCCATAAAAGATAATAATCCGTTTATTTTACAAGCTAGAATGATAACAACTCTATAA
- a CDS encoding DUF1385 domain-containing protein, which translates to MELFGQVAQEKLLLGGQAVIEGVMIKGPAHYAVSVRKKGKILTMVKKLRPRPSAKVPFIRGIINLYDMMVIGMESMIWSSNQAEEEEGKASKKEIFFTVAFAVVAAITMFIFLPLVLTKIITSKPGIAFNVIDGIFRIIVFLLYLLIISVFKDVKRVFQYHGAEHMAVHCHEANMKLTGANVRRFSPIHPRCGTSFLFIVLLLSILVFSVVTRSSILAQFVGRIILIPVIAGISYEILRFAAKHEKNPLMRPFILPGLWLQKITTRNPRDDQIEVALASVAAVNKAEKAS; encoded by the coding sequence ATGGAACTTTTTGGCCAGGTGGCGCAGGAAAAGCTTCTTCTGGGCGGTCAGGCAGTGATTGAAGGCGTGATGATCAAAGGCCCTGCCCATTATGCGGTCTCTGTGCGGAAGAAGGGGAAAATCCTGACAATGGTAAAAAAGCTGCGGCCCCGGCCTTCAGCAAAAGTCCCATTCATCCGGGGAATCATCAACCTCTATGATATGATGGTTATTGGGATGGAGTCTATGATTTGGAGTTCCAACCAGGCAGAAGAGGAAGAAGGGAAGGCATCAAAAAAAGAGATTTTCTTTACCGTCGCCTTCGCAGTCGTTGCAGCAATCACAATGTTCATTTTCCTTCCCCTTGTCCTCACTAAGATCATCACTTCAAAGCCAGGGATAGCATTTAACGTCATAGATGGGATATTCAGGATTATAGTGTTCCTTCTCTATCTCCTCATCATCTCGGTATTCAAAGATGTGAAGAGGGTCTTCCAATACCACGGTGCAGAGCACATGGCAGTTCACTGCCATGAGGCTAATATGAAGCTTACGGGCGCTAACGTCAGAAGGTTTTCGCCCATCCATCCAAGATGCGGGACAAGTTTTCTTTTTATAGTTCTCCTGCTGTCTATACTGGTCTTCTCTGTGGTGACCCGCTCATCAATCCTCGCTCAATTTGTTGGGAGGATAATCCTTATTCCGGTAATCGCAGGCATCTCCTACGAGATTCTGCGCTTTGCGGCAAAACATGAAAAAAACCCGCTGATGAGGCCTTTCATTCTACCGGGGCTCTGGCTGCAGAAGATTACAACAAGAAATCCCAGGGATGACCAGATTGAAGTTGCCCTGGCATCCGTTGCTGCAGTCAATAAAGCTGAGAAGGCAAGCTGA
- a CDS encoding NADP-dependent phosphogluconate dehydrogenase produces the protein MKIGLIGLGKMGFPMADRLLRSGIKVVAYNRSSEKVKRIAKKGAIPAYSIEELVKKLPRPRIVWLMLPGGQPTDEMVSKLGKRLSEGDVIINGANDFYKYAQRHAKQLARRSIHYFDCGVSGGIWGNKNGFTLMVGGPKQVFRKIEPALKALAPKKGYGYFGEVGAGHFVKSVHNCIEYVYLQGLAEGVELLDTWGKENRAIDIKKAVQVWQPASVIRSWLLDLAYNALSRKDFNEIGTMIKSVTIKELEQTIKSVKGYAPAFEVAAQIRKDRSNRFPLGKRTIAALRREFGGHSVEK, from the coding sequence ATGAAAATTGGGCTGATTGGATTAGGGAAGATGGGCTTCCCTATGGCAGACCGGCTTCTGCGCTCTGGCATCAAGGTTGTTGCCTACAACAGAAGCTCTGAGAAAGTTAAGAGGATTGCTAAGAAGGGCGCAATCCCTGCGTATTCTATCGAAGAGTTGGTTAAGAAGTTGCCCAGACCGAGAATTGTGTGGCTCATGCTTCCAGGCGGGCAGCCTACAGATGAGATGGTATCTAAACTGGGAAAACGCCTGAGCGAAGGAGATGTCATCATCAACGGAGCAAATGATTTCTACAAATATGCACAGAGGCATGCAAAGCAGTTAGCCAGGAGAAGTATTCATTACTTCGACTGTGGAGTTTCAGGTGGGATATGGGGGAACAAAAACGGGTTTACGCTGATGGTGGGGGGCCCAAAACAGGTGTTCAGGAAGATCGAGCCTGCTCTGAAAGCGCTTGCTCCGAAGAAGGGGTACGGATATTTTGGAGAGGTTGGCGCAGGCCATTTTGTGAAAAGTGTCCATAATTGTATCGAATATGTGTATTTGCAGGGCTTGGCAGAAGGTGTTGAGCTGTTGGATACGTGGGGAAAGGAGAACCGCGCCATTGACATTAAAAAGGCTGTCCAGGTATGGCAGCCTGCCAGCGTCATCAGGAGCTGGCTCCTCGACCTTGCATACAATGCGCTCAGCAGGAAAGATTTCAACGAAATTGGAACAATGATAAAGAGCGTTACAATTAAAGAGCTTGAGCAGACGATAAAGTCTGTAAAGGGATATGCGCCTGCATTTGAGGTTGCAGCGCAGATCAGGAAGGATAGGAGCAATCGCTTTCCGTTGGGCAAGCGAACGATCGCAGCTCTGCGGAGGGAGTTCGGAGGCCATTCTGTTGAAAAATGA
- a CDS encoding cyclase family protein produces the protein MKNEKRLIDITRAIAAGMAVYPGNPEVSMAAVATIPRNSSNTSLISMGTHTGTHVDSPLHINNNKPGVDRIPLSRCYGRCTVIDTTSVPFGKGIEEKHIKDHGIKKGEIILLKTRNSSLELDRFRKDFIFLANSGAEFLARKKVKAVGIDYLSVQQFHSPKPAAHDILIPKGIVVFEGLDLSKARPGVYTFIGFPMKIKDGNGAPVRAVLLKR, from the coding sequence TTGAAAAATGAAAAGAGATTGATTGACATTACCAGGGCAATAGCTGCAGGGATGGCAGTATACCCTGGAAATCCCGAGGTTTCTATGGCTGCTGTAGCCACGATCCCAAGAAACTCTTCAAACACCTCTCTTATCAGTATGGGAACGCATACCGGAACCCATGTTGACAGCCCTCTTCATATCAACAACAACAAGCCGGGCGTTGACAGGATTCCGCTCTCCAGATGTTATGGAAGATGCACGGTTATTGACACCACGTCAGTTCCATTTGGCAAAGGAATTGAGGAGAAGCACATTAAAGATCATGGAATAAAGAAAGGGGAGATTATCCTGCTAAAAACCAGAAATTCTAGCCTGGAGCTGGATAGATTCAGGAAGGATTTTATTTTTCTTGCAAATTCCGGAGCAGAATTTCTGGCAAGGAAGAAGGTCAAGGCTGTTGGCATCGATTACCTTTCAGTGCAGCAGTTTCATTCTCCAAAGCCTGCTGCCCACGACATCCTGATCCCTAAAGGAATCGTTGTATTTGAAGGGCTGGACCTCTCAAAAGCCAGGCCAGGAGTCTATACGTTTATTGGCTTCCCGATGAAGATTAAGGATGGAAACGGAGCTCCTGTAAGGGCTGTGTTACTGAAGCGGTAA